ATATCCAGTGGACCAGGTGGCATCATTAGCTTCTCCTCATCCCGAACAAGACACAAGTCCTTCGTACCTCAAGAAATAACCGGCTATTATGCTTGATTTATTGGTTTTTATTACACCCGGTAGCTTCTAGAAACACGCTTTCCAGGTTTGCTTTGCGTCTTCTCATTTCCTTTATAAATAAACCATGTTCGGCCAATACGGCCGATACATGTTCCGCCTGGCCTTCATGAGCGGTTACCACCACCATAACATCTTCGATTCTCGCATTGTATCCGACATCAAACAGCACAGCCACAGCTTTTTGAGGATCAACAACCACCAGTTCAAGCTCGCTTCGCCCGGCTTCAAGCATTATTTTGAGCATATCCCCCTGTTTAACCACCTTGCCATGTTTCAATATAGCCATGTGAGTGCAAACCTGTTCTACTTCAGCTAGTATATGGCTGGCAAGCAACACGGTTTTACCCTGCCTGGCAAGTTGTGATATCAGGTCGCGGATTTCAGCAATGCCTTCCGGGTCCATTCCATTTGTTGGCTCATCGAATATCAAGAGTTCCGGATCATCAAGAATGGCCAAAGCAATTGAAAGGCGCTGTTTCATGCCCATGGAGTAGCTTTCTAAGATGCTATGGGCACGGTTGGCAAGCCCAACCATTTCAAGCACTTCATCCACATGCTTGTTATCCACCGGTTTATGCAAACTGCCAAACATACGCAGATTATCTCTTCCCGAATAATTAGGGTAAAATCCCTGGGAGTCCATAACCACACCGACTCTTTTGAGATTTTCAGGTTTCCGCTCTTCTCCA
This genomic stretch from Dehalococcoidales bacterium harbors:
- a CDS encoding ATP-binding cassette domain-containing protein, yielding GEERKPENLKRVGVVMDSQGFYPNYSGRDNLRMFGSLHKPVDNKHVDEVLEMVGLANRAHSILESYSMGMKQRLSIALAILDDPELLIFDEPTNGMDPEGIAEIRDLISQLARQGKTVLLASHILAEVEQVCTHMAILKHGKVVKQGDMLKIMLEAGRSELELVVVDPQKAVAVLFDVGYNARIEDVMVVVTAHEGQAEHVSAVLAEHGLFIKEMRRRKANLESVFLEATGCNKNQ